The following proteins are encoded in a genomic region of Acidobacteriota bacterium:
- a CDS encoding DUF1844 domain-containing protein, translating into MIGHDDENEEVHYKVADKRKFNSDGSLREGVTLEPAKPVEKPATQESEIRPAEAVDPTSGAGQAIDGEPSSYDEDEIGDGEIPGAQDPASFVNFLSTLATNAAAALGAVPHPATGQRSLDLDSGKYWLDILSMLREKTKGNLHPQESRLLEGLLADLRMQYVRLVKATEEKLKAQAAKQFSGDELLGKK; encoded by the coding sequence ATGATCGGTCACGATGACGAGAACGAGGAAGTACATTACAAAGTCGCTGATAAGCGAAAATTCAACTCAGACGGCAGTTTGCGCGAAGGCGTGACACTCGAGCCGGCGAAACCTGTCGAAAAACCGGCTACTCAGGAATCTGAGATTCGACCCGCAGAGGCAGTAGACCCGACATCGGGAGCGGGGCAAGCGATCGATGGGGAGCCTTCATCATATGACGAGGATGAGATTGGCGATGGTGAAATACCTGGTGCACAGGATCCTGCGAGTTTTGTAAATTTCCTATCGACCTTGGCCACCAACGCAGCAGCGGCACTCGGTGCTGTCCCGCATCCCGCGACGGGCCAACGCAGCCTCGACCTCGACAGCGGCAAATACTGGCTTGACATACTTTCAATGCTCCGCGAAAAGACGAAGGGCAACTTGCACCCGCAGGAAAGTCGGCTGCTTGAAGGCCTGCTAGCCGACCTTCGAATGCAATATGTACGTCTCGTTAAAGCGACCGAAGAAAAATTGAAAGCTCAGGCTGCGAAACAGTTCTCCGGAGACGAGCTGCTTGGAAAGAAATAA
- a CDS encoding ERAP1-like C-terminal domain-containing protein: protein MATRLNRPPPQCDPSISREQTDSTLATLLGRVSTAVRYYMPDDAARQTRLEALLIDRMQHAPTPGQRITYYRAFLGLASSDNARNALKQILAGPLKGNPKVTPTAPLDNDGLPTLRTKDKFDIVTRLMILGDADAPRLLAQLEKTETSDEARRYAYAARAGLAMPENKAKYWNDFVSNKDISESWIEAAFVPFNATSHADLTLPYLERALAELPSLKRGRKIFFINGWLGAFIGGQRSEAALAIINKFLADNPNLDKDLRLKILENSDLIERAVKIQGKFKNG from the coding sequence ATGGCCACGCGACTCAACCGCCCTCCACCGCAATGCGACCCCTCCATATCAAGGGAGCAGACTGACAGTACCCTCGCCACGCTACTAGGCCGCGTCTCAACCGCAGTCCGGTACTATATGCCAGACGATGCAGCACGTCAGACGCGGCTCGAAGCATTACTCATCGACCGCATGCAGCACGCTCCGACGCCGGGACAGCGGATCACATACTACCGCGCCTTCCTCGGCCTAGCTTCGTCCGACAACGCGCGAAACGCGCTCAAACAGATCCTCGCCGGGCCCCTCAAAGGTAATCCGAAGGTCACGCCAACAGCCCCGCTCGACAACGACGGCCTGCCGACGCTGCGGACCAAAGACAAATTCGACATCGTCACACGCCTAATGATCCTCGGTGACGCCGACGCACCACGCTTGCTCGCACAGCTTGAAAAGACCGAAACCAGTGACGAAGCCCGACGCTACGCCTACGCCGCTCGTGCAGGTTTAGCGATGCCCGAGAACAAAGCAAAATACTGGAACGATTTTGTCAGCAACAAGGACATCAGTGAGAGCTGGATCGAAGCGGCGTTCGTCCCGTTCAACGCCACAAGCCACGCCGACCTAACGCTGCCGTATCTAGAACGAGCCCTCGCCGAACTGCCAAGCCTAAAACGAGGGCGCAAGATATTCTTCATAAACGGCTGGCTAGGCGCCTTCATCGGCGGCCAACGCTCCGAAGCGGCACTAGCGATCATCAACAAATTCCTGGCCGACAACCCAAACCTCGACAAAGATCTCCGGCTAAAGATCCTTGAAAACAGCGACCTCATCGAGCGAGCCGTGAAAATACAAGGGAAATTTAAGAATGGATAA
- a CDS encoding YceI family protein, which yields MKRASFLIGIAFVAFIILSQTGAEAINRSFEQRFAGASAVGDSGIYSFDKAHSFIGFKVKHMGLIEVPGFFRDFVGTVNFDAKDITKSTVEFTAKMTSVDTGVAGRDNHLRTKDFFEVEKFPDMTFKSTKVEKKGKGYMLTGDFTMKGVTKSITFPFQIPGWLPAGERDGGKMGITAETTINRRDYGVNYGTNLPSGIPSLSDDVKIVLQIEAAKKK from the coding sequence ATGAAACGAGCTTCCTTTCTCATAGGCATCGCATTTGTTGCCTTTATCATTTTGTCGCAGACCGGTGCCGAGGCGATCAACAGGTCGTTCGAACAGCGTTTTGCCGGAGCTTCGGCCGTCGGCGATTCTGGTATTTATAGCTTTGACAAGGCACACAGCTTTATCGGATTCAAGGTCAAACACATGGGCCTGATCGAGGTGCCGGGGTTTTTCCGCGATTTCGTCGGAACGGTTAATTTTGACGCGAAAGACATCACCAAATCGACGGTCGAATTTACCGCAAAGATGACAAGCGTGGACACCGGAGTTGCCGGACGCGATAACCATCTGCGGACAAAGGATTTCTTCGAGGTCGAAAAGTTCCCCGATATGACCTTCAAAAGCACGAAAGTCGAGAAAAAGGGTAAAGGCTATATGCTTACCGGCGATTTTACGATGAAAGGCGTGACTAAATCGATCACGTTCCCGTTTCAGATCCCGGGCTGGCTGCCTGCCGGCGAACGCGACGGCGGGAAAATGGGCATCACGGCAGAAACGACTATCAATCGACGCGATTATGGCGTAAATTACGGCACCAACTTGCCAAGCGGCATTCCGTCATTGTCTGATGATGTGAAGATCGTTCTGCAGATCGAAGCCGCTAAGAAGAAATAA
- a CDS encoding cytidine deaminase: MKELINAAIEARENAYAPYSNFQVGAAVEGESGDIYIGCNVESASYGLTVCAERVAIWKGISRGEKRFKQIAVVVDTEELTPPCGVCRQIIWEFCGDVPVILSNLHGNTETIMMSELLPRAFDSKFLK, from the coding sequence ATAAAAGAACTGATCAATGCCGCGATCGAAGCTCGTGAAAACGCATACGCCCCGTATTCCAACTTTCAGGTCGGTGCGGCCGTCGAGGGCGAAAGCGGTGACATCTACATAGGCTGCAACGTTGAGAGTGCGAGTTACGGCCTCACTGTCTGTGCCGAGCGGGTAGCTATTTGGAAAGGTATCTCCCGCGGCGAAAAGCGATTCAAGCAAATAGCCGTCGTAGTCGATACCGAGGAACTAACGCCACCGTGCGGCGTTTGCCGTCAGATCATTTGGGAATTCTGCGGCGATGTGCCCGTGATCCTCTCAAATCTCCACGGAAACACCGAGACCATCATGATGAGCGAACTCCTGCCGAGAGCATTTGATTCGAAGTTTTTGAAGTAG
- a CDS encoding NAD(P)/FAD-dependent oxidoreductase: MIYDAIIIGGGAAGLFCAIEAGKRGKRVLVVEHNAEVGRKIIISGGGRCNFTNRHTKPENFISQNPHFCKSALSRYTPLDFIELVKKHKIAYYEKKLGQLFCRESSSQIVRLLLAECRAAKVRIQTSCSVTGVSSPHVSKGQPSVSNFEVTTTRGTFKTKSVVVACGGLSFPKIGATDLGYRIARQFGLKIVETRPSLVALAMKGEGWKHLAGVSIDANVSTDKASFRENILFTHRGLSGPAILQISNYWKKGRPVEIDLLPETDAAALIEKGRSSNQTVGNYLSQYLPQRFAQHLAESVGVNKPVSQLTKTDTKRVADALNSWQLEFNTTEGYDRAEVTLGGVSTAELSSQTMESKRQPGLYFIGEVVDVTGWLGGYNFQWAWSSGYAAGSSI; this comes from the coding sequence GTGATCTACGACGCGATCATCATTGGCGGCGGCGCGGCCGGATTGTTCTGCGCAATAGAGGCGGGCAAGCGGGGAAAGCGTGTGCTTGTTGTGGAGCACAACGCCGAGGTCGGCCGCAAGATAATTATTTCTGGCGGCGGGCGTTGTAATTTTACAAATCGACATACAAAACCTGAAAATTTCATCTCGCAAAATCCGCATTTCTGTAAATCGGCCCTTTCGCGGTACACGCCGCTAGATTTCATTGAGCTGGTCAAAAAGCACAAGATCGCCTATTACGAAAAAAAGCTCGGCCAGCTATTCTGCCGCGAGTCGTCGAGCCAGATCGTCCGCTTGCTGCTGGCTGAATGTCGTGCGGCAAAAGTGCGCATCCAGACGTCTTGTTCGGTCACCGGTGTCAGTAGCCCGCACGTAAGTAAGGGCCAGCCGAGCGTTTCGAACTTCGAGGTCACCACCACACGCGGCACCTTCAAAACAAAATCCGTTGTCGTCGCTTGCGGCGGCCTTTCGTTCCCGAAGATCGGTGCCACCGATCTCGGTTACCGCATTGCCAGGCAGTTTGGATTGAAGATCGTCGAAACTCGGCCGTCTCTCGTGGCACTTGCGATGAAAGGCGAAGGTTGGAAGCATCTGGCCGGTGTTTCGATCGACGCAAACGTCTCGACTGACAAGGCCAGCTTTCGCGAGAATATCCTATTCACACATCGGGGGCTTTCGGGCCCGGCGATCCTGCAGATATCAAATTATTGGAAAAAGGGAAGACCGGTCGAGATCGATCTGCTGCCCGAGACCGATGCGGCGGCGTTGATAGAAAAAGGACGATCGAGCAACCAGACGGTTGGCAATTACCTCAGCCAATACCTGCCGCAGCGATTTGCCCAGCACCTTGCCGAGTCTGTCGGCGTAAACAAACCAGTCTCACAGCTAACCAAAACCGATACAAAACGCGTCGCAGATGCACTGAACAGCTGGCAATTGGAATTCAACACGACCGAAGGCTACGACCGGGCCGAGGTGACACTCGGCGGCGTTTCGACGGCGGAGTTATCTTCGCAAACAATGGAGAGCAAACGTCAGCCGGGGCTATATTTTATCGGGGAAGTGGTCGATGTGACGGGTTGGCTCGGCGGTTACAACTTTCAGTGGGCGTGGTCGTCGGGCTATGCGGCAGGCAGTTCGATTTAA
- a CDS encoding tetratricopeptide repeat protein has product MKAGCESQKPKSKRSIELPVLSNRHAGKGKIAESRTSWWRAAVLITLTLLMIAHIIQWWVMGTTVSPIEPSEAMYTIQNGAVNAGFIFFSLAIIATLIFGRFVCGWGCHIVALQDFCAWLLKKMRLTPKPFRSRVLIFVPLVVALYMFVWPTVLRLIAAPPTEPLIPQFTNHLITTEFWATFPPVWVAIPFLFICGFMTVYFLGSKGFCTYACPYGGFFAIADKFAPGKIRVTDACNECGHCTAVCTSNVIVHAEVKQYGMVVDQGCMKCMDCVSVCPNDALYFGFGKPAVGVPKTIEKNYSLSWPGEVAAALIFFVSFMAVWDVYQLVPMLMALGIACVTTYVVLRTFKMLSSSDLTFYRYSLKSAGTIKKAGWVFLTFTLIWTGLNIHSGWVRYHERAAAIAFAELQIPDELALARVKPDEWLSPSDRRNIQAGEKHFYAASRVSLFTNREAISKLAWLEYLSGDTENALRLLDRAADKQEGQTRVMSLYYRGAILNRLGRSDEAMASLDQALAERPDLTLALEEKGESLWRLGRREEAIMAWRDAIQQNPGLPVALNMIAGAAISMGRPETAASLEAEAARHTPADARFHWMLGLRLKNIGMNELADKQFGMALKIDPNFQLRLDWNSREKR; this is encoded by the coding sequence ATGAAAGCTGGTTGTGAGAGTCAAAAACCGAAGAGTAAGCGAAGCATCGAATTGCCGGTGCTAAGCAATCGGCACGCCGGCAAAGGTAAGATCGCCGAATCGCGAACCAGTTGGTGGCGAGCGGCGGTGCTTATTACACTGACGTTGCTGATGATCGCACACATCATTCAATGGTGGGTCATGGGAACAACCGTCTCTCCGATCGAGCCTTCGGAAGCGATGTACACGATACAGAATGGGGCCGTCAACGCGGGATTTATCTTCTTTTCGCTGGCGATCATCGCCACTCTGATCTTTGGCCGATTCGTGTGCGGCTGGGGCTGTCACATTGTCGCATTGCAGGACTTCTGCGCATGGTTGCTCAAAAAAATGCGGTTGACACCGAAGCCGTTTCGGTCGCGTGTACTCATTTTTGTGCCGCTCGTTGTTGCACTTTACATGTTCGTTTGGCCGACCGTTTTACGACTAATTGCAGCTCCGCCGACCGAACCGCTGATTCCGCAATTTACGAATCATTTAATTACCACCGAATTTTGGGCGACATTCCCTCCGGTTTGGGTCGCAATACCCTTTTTGTTCATTTGCGGTTTTATGACCGTATATTTTCTGGGTTCAAAGGGCTTTTGTACCTACGCGTGTCCGTATGGAGGCTTTTTTGCCATCGCCGACAAGTTTGCCCCCGGCAAGATCCGTGTTACCGATGCCTGTAATGAATGCGGGCATTGTACCGCAGTCTGCACATCGAATGTGATTGTCCACGCGGAGGTCAAGCAATATGGAATGGTCGTCGATCAGGGCTGTATGAAGTGCATGGATTGTGTCAGTGTTTGCCCTAACGACGCACTATATTTTGGCTTTGGAAAACCCGCAGTCGGTGTTCCGAAGACGATCGAGAAGAACTATTCTCTTTCATGGCCGGGAGAGGTCGCGGCGGCTTTGATATTTTTCGTCAGTTTTATGGCGGTTTGGGATGTATATCAACTCGTTCCGATGCTTATGGCCCTTGGCATTGCGTGTGTCACGACCTATGTCGTTCTTCGTACGTTTAAGATGCTGAGCTCTTCTGATCTGACCTTTTATCGATATAGTCTCAAAAGTGCCGGCACGATAAAGAAAGCAGGTTGGGTGTTTTTGACGTTTACGTTGATATGGACCGGGTTGAATATTCACAGCGGATGGGTCCGCTATCATGAACGTGCAGCTGCGATCGCCTTTGCCGAGCTCCAAATACCCGATGAACTTGCCCTCGCCCGCGTAAAGCCTGACGAGTGGTTAAGTCCCTCTGATAGAAGGAATATTCAAGCCGGGGAAAAGCACTTTTATGCGGCATCGAGAGTTTCGCTGTTCACGAACAGGGAAGCGATCTCAAAACTCGCCTGGCTCGAATATTTATCCGGTGACACCGAAAATGCCCTTCGATTGCTCGACAGAGCCGCCGACAAGCAAGAGGGGCAAACCCGGGTCATGAGTCTATATTATCGAGGGGCTATCTTAAATAGATTGGGCCGGAGCGATGAAGCAATGGCGAGCCTCGACCAAGCTCTTGCGGAACGGCCCGACTTGACGCTGGCCCTGGAGGAAAAGGGCGAATCGCTTTGGCGGCTCGGACGACGCGAGGAGGCGATCATGGCGTGGAGGGATGCGATCCAACAGAATCCCGGACTTCCGGTCGCACTGAATATGATCGCCGGTGCGGCGATATCTATGGGAAGGCCCGAAACGGCCGCATCTCTGGAGGCAGAAGCCGCAAGACATACTCCTGCCGATGCCCGTTTTCATTGGATGCTTGGCTTAAGGCTCAAGAACATCGGAATGAATGAACTCGCCGACAAACAATTTGGTATGGCTCTGAAAATAGACCCTAATTTCCAGCTTCGCCTTGATTGGAATTCCCGCGAAAAACGCTGA
- a CDS encoding purine-nucleoside phosphorylase — MSYEKAAEAAAFIRSKYSGETATAIVLGSGLGAFADELENAVKIPYEQVPGFARSTVEGHAGQLVLGEIGGMAVAVQQGRFHYYEGYEMEQVMMPVRTFGLLGIKNLVLTNAAGSLNSDMIPGSLMLITDHLNCMGVNPLRGPNDSRFGPRFPDMSDVYDREFQDIASGEAKAISHERFEKGLDKEKIDFMHRGIYCGLSGPTYETPAEIRMLREYGADAVGMSTVPEAIAARHQGTRVLGISCITNLAAGMSDEPINHEEVMETGARVAEVFKELLRRIVSKIG, encoded by the coding sequence ATGTCATACGAAAAAGCTGCTGAGGCGGCGGCGTTTATCAGATCAAAATATTCCGGTGAGACCGCGACGGCGATCGTGCTCGGCAGTGGCCTGGGTGCGTTTGCGGACGAACTCGAGAATGCGGTGAAGATACCATATGAGCAGGTCCCGGGTTTTGCGCGTTCTACAGTCGAGGGGCATGCGGGCCAGCTTGTTTTAGGCGAGATCGGCGGCATGGCGGTTGCCGTACAACAAGGCCGATTTCATTATTACGAAGGCTATGAGATGGAACAGGTGATGATGCCTGTCCGTACGTTTGGCTTGCTCGGTATTAAGAATCTAGTCCTGACGAATGCCGCCGGTAGCCTTAATTCGGATATGATCCCCGGCAGCCTGATGCTTATCACCGATCACCTCAACTGCATGGGCGTCAATCCGCTTCGAGGGCCGAACGACAGTCGATTCGGGCCGCGTTTTCCTGATATGAGCGACGTCTATGACCGTGAGTTTCAGGACATCGCGAGCGGGGAAGCAAAGGCGATCTCACACGAGCGGTTTGAAAAAGGCCTCGACAAAGAGAAGATCGATTTTATGCACCGCGGCATCTACTGCGGCCTGTCGGGACCGACGTATGAGACACCTGCGGAGATACGTATGCTTCGAGAATATGGCGCCGATGCCGTCGGCATGTCCACCGTACCCGAGGCCATCGCCGCCCGCCATCAGGGCACCCGCGTTCTCGGCATCTCGTGCATCACAAATCTCGCCGCCGGCATGAGCGACGAGCCGATAAATCACGAAGAAGTGATGGAAACGGGGGCGAGGGTCGCGGAGGTTTTCAAGGAACTTCTTCGCAGGATCGTTTCAAAGATCGGTTGA
- a CDS encoding DinB family protein, producing MKRPETNEFFDYYNTYVSLVPGDDVMPILDEQPNELRAILASVPEEKGAFAYELGKWTIKELLSHIIDGERIFAYRILRISRGDTTPIEGFEQDDYIETSNANSRPFADILNEFDFQRRSNMLMLRNISDENSRLMGTASDKPVSVRALAYIAAGHVTHHLNILKERYLSA from the coding sequence ATGAAACGTCCTGAAACCAACGAATTCTTTGACTATTACAATACATATGTTTCGCTCGTCCCGGGCGACGATGTGATGCCGATCCTGGATGAACAGCCCAACGAACTGCGCGCTATTCTCGCGTCTGTTCCCGAGGAGAAAGGGGCGTTTGCGTACGAGCTCGGCAAATGGACGATCAAAGAACTTCTCAGCCATATAATTGACGGCGAACGCATCTTTGCCTATCGGATACTTCGGATCTCTCGCGGCGATACGACTCCGATCGAGGGTTTTGAGCAAGATGATTATATCGAAACGTCAAATGCCAACAGCCGACCATTCGCCGATATCCTTAACGAATTCGATTTCCAACGCCGTTCCAACATGCTGATGCTGCGAAACATCTCTGACGAAAATTCGCGGCTGATGGGAACCGCCAGCGACAAACCGGTCTCCGTTCGTGCCCTTGCCTACATCGCGGCCGGGCATGTGACGCATCATTTGAATATTTTGAAAGAGCGTTACCTCTCCGCGTGA
- a CDS encoding MBL fold metallo-hydrolase, whose amino-acid sequence MKLTFLGTGTSTGVPSIGCDCETCLSDDPRDKRLRVSILIEHRDKKILVDTSIDFRQQALRAKISRLDAVMITHCHVDHVFGLDDIRPLNFRHGAMGVYANEIAWTDLRRIFQYIFNPTHFGGGLPQLIPHTVEPGAKFCIGEDLEITPLEVTHGKLPVIAYRFNDFAYATDLKIIPPASMDGLRDLDVLVLDCVRIKPHSTHLCLEEALDIIADLRPRRAFLTHLNHDMLHERDSRLLPDNVSFAHDELVVEQA is encoded by the coding sequence ATGAAACTTACATTTCTCGGCACGGGCACATCTACCGGCGTTCCATCGATCGGGTGCGATTGTGAAACTTGCCTTTCTGATGATCCGCGAGACAAGAGGCTTAGGGTTTCGATCTTGATCGAGCATCGAGACAAGAAGATCCTCGTTGATACCTCAATAGATTTTCGTCAACAAGCTCTACGGGCTAAAATAAGCCGCCTTGATGCGGTCATGATCACGCATTGCCATGTCGACCACGTTTTTGGCCTCGACGACATCAGACCGCTTAATTTTAGACATGGGGCGATGGGTGTTTATGCCAATGAGATCGCGTGGACCGATCTACGGCGGATATTCCAATATATCTTTAATCCGACCCACTTCGGCGGCGGCCTGCCCCAATTGATCCCTCACACTGTCGAGCCCGGAGCCAAATTCTGCATCGGTGAAGATCTCGAGATCACCCCGCTTGAAGTGACGCACGGCAAATTGCCCGTCATCGCCTATCGCTTCAACGACTTTGCCTACGCGACCGATCTCAAAATAATTCCACCTGCATCAATGGACGGGCTTCGCGATCTGGACGTTCTTGTTCTCGATTGCGTTAGAATAAAGCCTCATTCAACACATCTTTGCCTCGAAGAGGCACTCGATATCATCGCTGACTTGCGTCCCAGACGCGCCTTCCTTACTCATCTTAATCACGACATGCTTCACGAACGCGATTCGCGGTTATTGCCGGACAATGTTTCGTTCGCTCATGACGAATTAGTTGTTGAGCAGGCATAA
- a CDS encoding M15 family metallopeptidase — MWSVQYRPLVEEIREANLIELTRLSKSIKLDIKYATADNFVGRPVYTEARAFLQRPAAEALIRVHNELENQHLGLLIFDAYRPWTITKLFWQVVREDQRDYVADPEKGSKHNRGCAVDLSLYNRRTGKELPMPSGYDEFNEHASPEFTGGTDDERKNRDLLRKLMEADGFTVNANEWWHFDHNSWQNYAIYDIGFSEIGRIEER, encoded by the coding sequence TTGTGGTCGGTGCAATATCGGCCGCTGGTTGAAGAGATCCGAGAGGCGAATTTGATAGAACTCACGCGGCTCAGCAAGTCTATAAAACTCGACATCAAATATGCGACGGCGGACAATTTCGTCGGCCGTCCGGTCTATACCGAGGCTCGTGCATTTTTGCAGCGGCCGGCGGCCGAAGCGTTGATTCGTGTTCACAATGAGCTGGAGAATCAGCATCTTGGGCTATTGATCTTTGACGCTTATCGTCCGTGGACGATCACAAAATTGTTCTGGCAGGTGGTTCGCGAAGATCAGCGTGACTACGTCGCCGATCCAGAAAAAGGTTCGAAACACAATCGCGGTTGTGCCGTAGATCTGAGCTTATATAACCGCAGGACCGGGAAAGAGTTGCCCATGCCCTCCGGCTATGACGAATTCAACGAGCATGCGTCGCCCGAATTCACCGGCGGAACCGACGATGAACGAAAGAACCGCGACCTGCTTCGAAAGCTCATGGAAGCCGATGGATTCACCGTCAACGCCAACGAATGGTGGCACTTCGATCACAATAGCTGGCAAAACTATGCGATCTACGATATCGGTTTCTCAGAGATCGGAAGGATAGAGGAGAGGTAA
- a CDS encoding energy transducer TonB — translation MRATGVVKVEFTVDEKGEVAEVRKASGPTMLQGAAKDAILKWRFKPFMRDGQPVRANGFVSFNFNL, via the coding sequence ATGCGCGCGACCGGCGTCGTCAAGGTCGAATTCACCGTCGATGAAAAAGGCGAGGTCGCCGAGGTTCGAAAAGCCAGCGGCCCGACGATGCTGCAAGGAGCGGCCAAAGACGCGATCCTCAAATGGCGATTCAAACCCTTTATGCGCGACGGCCAGCCGGTCCGTGCGAACGGTTTTGTGAGCTTTAACTTCAATCTGTAG
- a CDS encoding amidohydrolase produces the protein MDKLKFFFTTFLLLTFSISTLAQRIPHTEKYVAPWSCDLLIVGGTVVTMDGTRRVIEDGAVAIKDGKIAMVGTRAVVTKNLRAKQTISANGKAVIPGLINTHTHAAMSLFRGISDDLDLNDWLTKFIFPAEAKNVNEQFVRAGTRLGLAEMIKGGTTTYCDMYYFEDAVADETKKAGMRGVLGETIIRFPVSDNKTPEAALAYTEKFINKWKNDSLIIPAAAPHAPYTLETATLKAIKAQSDRLNSTVVIHVAETKKERDDILAQYGKTPAAYLDSIGFLSDRTIAAHSVWLSTDEIDIYKTRGVGAAHCPTSNMKLASGTAPIAAMLAKNVAVGLGTDGAASNNDLDMWEEMDLAAKLHKLTTGDPKTLPAEQAFEMATIRGARALHLDKITGSIETGKRADIAIVDLDSLNQVPYFNIYSSLVYSTKATDVRTVIINGRVVMLDRRLLTLNESGIKKDANAYRKKIIESLRQ, from the coding sequence ATGGATAAGCTGAAATTTTTCTTTACAACATTCCTCCTTTTAACATTTTCAATTTCGACCCTTGCGCAGCGGATTCCGCATACGGAGAAGTATGTGGCGCCGTGGAGTTGTGACCTGTTGATCGTTGGCGGGACGGTGGTGACGATGGACGGCACACGCCGTGTGATCGAGGATGGAGCGGTTGCGATCAAGGACGGCAAGATTGCGATGGTCGGGACGCGGGCGGTGGTAACAAAGAATCTCAGAGCGAAGCAAACGATCAGCGCCAACGGCAAGGCCGTCATTCCCGGGCTGATAAATACTCACACGCACGCGGCGATGTCGTTGTTTCGCGGTATCTCGGACGATCTCGATCTGAATGATTGGCTGACGAAGTTCATATTCCCGGCCGAAGCGAAGAATGTGAACGAGCAATTCGTGCGGGCCGGAACTCGGCTTGGGCTCGCCGAGATGATAAAAGGCGGGACCACGACGTATTGCGACATGTATTACTTTGAGGATGCCGTCGCAGACGAAACGAAAAAAGCGGGAATGCGCGGCGTCTTGGGCGAGACGATCATCAGATTCCCTGTCTCTGACAACAAGACGCCCGAGGCGGCATTAGCCTATACCGAGAAATTCATCAACAAATGGAAAAACGATTCGCTGATCATTCCCGCAGCGGCTCCGCACGCACCGTACACGCTTGAGACCGCAACTCTCAAAGCCATAAAAGCTCAGTCTGACCGCTTGAATTCGACAGTGGTTATCCATGTCGCAGAGACGAAGAAAGAACGTGACGATATCCTCGCCCAATACGGCAAAACGCCTGCCGCGTATCTCGACAGCATCGGTTTTTTGTCGGATCGGACGATCGCTGCACACAGCGTTTGGCTGTCGACTGACGAGATCGATATTTACAAGACGCGAGGCGTCGGAGCCGCTCATTGCCCGACGTCGAATATGAAACTTGCGTCCGGCACCGCACCGATCGCGGCGATGCTTGCCAAAAATGTCGCGGTCGGCCTCGGCACCGACGGCGCAGCGTCGAACAACGATCTCGACATGTGGGAAGAGATGGACCTCGCCGCCAAGCTCCACAAACTCACCACGGGCGACCCCAAAACACTGCCCGCCGAACAGGCATTCGAAATGGCTACAATCCGCGGTGCACGTGCCTTGCATCTCGACAAGATCACCGGTTCGATCGAGACCGGCAAGCGTGCCGACATCGCCATCGTCGATCTCGACAGCCTCAATCAGGTGCCATATTTCAACATTTATTCGTCGCTCGTTTACTCGACCAAGGCGACGGATGTCCGCACAGTCATTATCAACGGCCGTGTCGTGATGCTCGACCGGCGGTTGCTCACGCTGAACGAAAGTGGTATAAAGAAAGACGCAAACGCATACCGCAAAAAAATCATCGAAAGCTTAAGGCAATGA
- the udk gene encoding uridine kinase, whose translation MIIGICGGTGSGKTTIARSIVEAVSAQNVVLVEQDSYYRNLSDMPLDERHQANFDHPDSLDSDMLVNHILRLKQGLSIEMPLYDFATHTRSEKIEIIEPRPVVIVEGILIFAEPRVLDLLDVRVYVDTPDDIRLMRRLRRDITERGRTFERTLEQYERTIRPMHYEFVEPSKRHADIIIPEGAQTGVTVEVLCGLVQRKLNKELAADGRK comes from the coding sequence ATGATCATAGGAATTTGCGGTGGAACTGGTTCGGGAAAGACGACGATCGCGCGTTCGATCGTCGAGGCGGTCAGCGCGCAAAATGTGGTGTTGGTCGAGCAGGATTCGTATTACCGCAACCTCTCGGACATGCCGCTTGACGAGCGGCACCAGGCGAATTTCGATCATCCTGATTCCCTCGACAGCGATATGCTGGTCAATCACATCTTGCGCTTAAAGCAGGGCTTGTCGATCGAGATGCCGCTGTACGATTTTGCGACGCACACTCGCAGCGAGAAGATCGAGATCATCGAACCGCGTCCGGTCGTCATCGTCGAGGGGATTTTGATATTTGCCGAACCGCGGGTCTTGGACCTGCTTGACGTGCGTGTTTATGTCGATACGCCGGACGATATTCGCTTAATGCGGCGTTTGAGGCGTGACATAACCGAACGCGGACGCACATTCGAGCGCACATTAGAGCAGTACGAACGCACGATCCGGCCGATGCATTACGAATTTGTCGAGCCGTCGAAACGCCACGCTGATATCATCATCCCCGAAGGCGCCCAGACCGGCGTGACGGTCGAGGTGCTATGCGGGTTAGTGCAGCGAAAGTTGAATAAGGAATTGGCCGCCGATGGCCGGAAATGA